In Zunongwangia sp. HGR-M22, the sequence TTGCCGATGTGGTAAGTATGGAAGGGGAGAAGAACGGTATTCCTGTAGAGGTTGCTATGGTGTATAACGATACATTTAACGAAAATCTTCACTCTTACGTAAATAATATTAATACCCACGAAGGAGGAACGCATCTTTCTGGTTTCAGAAGAGGTTTAACGACTACTTTGAAGAAATACGCAGATGCTTCAGGTTTGCTTGAAAAGGTTAAATTTGAAGTTACTGGGGATGATTTCCGTGAAGGGCTCACCGCAATTATATCGGTAAAAGTTGCCGAACCTCAATTTGAAGGGCAAACTAAGACTAAGCTTGGAAATAGGGAGGTAACTTCCGCAGTTTCACAAGCAGTTTCAGAAATGCTTGAGAATTATTTGGAGGAAAATCCAAATGATGCTAAAACAATCGTTCAAAAAGTTATTCTTGCTGCTCAGGCACGTAATGCTGCCAAAAAAGCCCGTGAAATGGTACAGCGTAAAACAGCTATGAGTATTGGCGGTTTACCTGGGAAATTATCAGATTGCTCTGAGGTAGATCCAACGCAATGTGAAGTTTTTCTTGTAGAGGGAGACTCGGCAGGTGGAACTGCGAAACAAGGACGTGATCGAAATTTTCAGGCAATTTTGCCGCTTAGAGGTAAAATTTTGAACGTAGAGAAAGCGATGTCTCACCGTGTGTTTGATAATGAGGAGATTAAAAATATCTACACAGCTCTGGGAGTTACGATAGGAACAGAGGAAGATACTAAGGCACTTAACCTTTCTAAATTACGTTATCATAAGATTGTGATTATGTGTGATGCCGATGTGGATGGTAGCCATATCGAAACACTTATTCTTACTTTCTTCTTTAGATATATGAAAGAGCTTATAGAGCAAGGACACATATATATAGCAACGCCACCGCTATATTTAGTGAAAAAAGGTCAGAAAAAGCGATATGCTTGGAATGAAGAAGAGCGCGATGCAATTGCCGAAAGTTATAGCGGAGGAGTACAAATCCAACGATATAAAGGTCTTGGGGAGATGAATGCAGAGCAACTTTGGGATACTACAATGGATCCTCAGCATAGAAAGCTAAGACAGGTAACTATAGATAATACCGGAGAAGCAGATCGTATTTTTTCTATGTTAATGGGAGACGAGGTTCCACCACGTAGAGAATTTATAGAAAAGAATGCTAAATATGCCAATATTGATGCATAGTGTAAAGAGATATAAAATTAATAAGCCCGGGAGAAATCCCGGGCTTATTAATTTTATATGATATGAGTATTTTTTTAGAAAGCTAAAATATTAAAATTCGTTTTTTTAAGTAGATGTAGTTTGTCGAGATATAGTCTTAAGCTATTTAACCTGTCTTTATTAGTATTCCAATATCATAATTTGTATTTTTGGGATAGATATTAACCGATAAATTCACAAAATGAAAGTTACAGTAGTAGGAGCTGGTTCTGTAGGTGCTAGCTGCGCTGAATATGTTGCCATAAAAAACTTCGCTTCAGAAGTTGTATTATTAGATATTAAAGAAGGATATGCTGAAGGTAAGGCAATGGACCTTATGCAAACTGCTTCTTTAAACAGTTTTGATACTAAAATAACAGGAAGTACCAACGATTATTCTAAAACCGCCGGAAGTGATGTAGCAGTAATCACCAGTGGTATTCCTAGAAAACCAGGAATGACTCGTGAGGAGCTTATTGGTATTAACGCAGGTATCGTTAAAGAAGTATCAAGCAATCTTATAAAGCATTCTCCAAATGTGACGCTAATAGTTGTTAGTAACCCAATGGATACAATGACATATTTAGTGCACAAAACTACAGGCCTTCCTAAAAATAAAATTATTGGAATGGGCGGTGCTTTAGATAGTGCTCGTTTCAAATATAGATTAGCCGAAGCTTTAGAAGCTCCAATTTCAGATGTAGATGGAATGGTAATTGGGGGTCACAGTGATACCGGAATGGTGCCACTTACAAGATTAGCAACACGTAACAGTATTCCAGTAACTGCATTTCTTTCAGATGATCGTTTAACTCAGGTTGCTGAAGATACTAAAGTTGGTGGTGCTACGCTAACTAAACTATTGGGAACTAGTGCTTGGTATGCTCCAGGTGCTGCGGTTTCTGCTTTGGTGCAGGCTATTGCTTGTGATCAAAAGAAAATTTTCCCATGTTCAGCCTATCTTGAAGGAGAATACGGACTGGAAGATATCGCAATTGGTGTGCCTGCAGTAATTGGTAAAGACGGTTTAGAAAAAATCGTTGAAATCGAATTAAACGATGCAGAAAAAACTAAAATAAAAGAAAGCGCAGAAGGTGTGAAAAAGACAAATGGTTTATTAGAATTATAGTTTTATCCCCTTTAAATACAGCTAAAAAGCCACATGTTATGTGGCTTTTTTTTATGTTTAAAAGTTAAAATTTTCAAAAAGAATTTATTGGGATTTCAGTATTGAAACGCTATATTTGTCCGTTTTTAAAAAACAGCTATTTAATTATAATTTGAGGAATAATGCAGAATAAAGGACTTATTAAAGTTTTTGCAATTTTATTTGGTTTAGTATGTATCTACCAATTATCATTTACATACCTAACTAATAGTGTTGAAAGTGAAGCAGAAGAATTTGCTGCACGAAAAATTGACGAGAGCAGAGAGAATTATTCAGATTTAAGAGATCAGGCAGAACAAGATTATCTAGATTCCATTGGGAATAATGAAATCATTGCCGGGATAACTTATAATGCTGCTAAGGATAAAGAATTAAACAAAGGTTTAGATCTTAAAGGAGGAATTAATGTTATTCTTCAAATCTCTGTTGAAGATATTATTAGAGGTTTAGCAAATGATTCTGATGATCCTGCTTTTAATAAAGCACTTGTCGAAGCTAGAGAAGCTTCTGTAACTAGTCAGGATGATTATATTGATATTTTCTTCGAAAAATTTGATGCTATTCCTGATGCTCAATTAGCTTCTCCAGATATTTTTGCTAATAAGACTTTAAGTGACGACGTTACTTACGATATGTCTAACGATGAGGTTAAGCCGATCGTAAGACAAAAAGTAGATGAGTCTATTACTTCAGCTTTTGAAGTATTGCGTAAGCGTATCGATAAATTTGGTGTTACTCAACCAAACATTCAACGTTTAGGGAATTCAGGAAGAATTTTAGTAGAACTTCCAGGAGCTAAAGACGTAAACCGAATTCAGAATTTATTGCAAAGTACTGCTCAGTTAGAGTTCTGGCACGTATTTAAAAATAACGAATTTGGTCCTTTCCTTGCTCAAGCGAATCAAGTTTTAAAAGGTATTGTTTCAGAAGAAGAGGAAGCAGCTAATGTTGCTGATTCAACTTCTCAGGAAAATAGTGATATAGATGATTTATTGGCAGATGCAGAAGATAGTACTGCTGTACAATCTAATAATCCATTATTCGATTTAATTATTGGGCCAGGAGCACAAGGAGGTCCTGTATTAGCATACTTTAATGTACAGGATACCGCTAAAGTAAATACTTACTTAAGTATGCCTCAGGTAAGAAATCTTCTTCCTGCGGAACAACGTTATGCGAGATTTGTTTGGGGCGTGGCAGACGATGATACTAATGCAACAGGTTTATATGCATTAAAATCGAATAGAGATAACCAACCACCGTTAAGTGGTAGTGTAATTACAGATGCACAGCAAACCTACGATCAGGTTGGTCGTGTAGCAGTGTCTATGCAAATGGATGGAACTGGAGCTAAGATCTGGGAAGAGATGACAGGTTATGCTTCAAACAACCAAACACAAATCGCTATTGTTTTAGATGATATAGTGTATTCTGCACCGGGAGTTTCTACCGGAGCAATTTCGGGAGGACGAAGTGAAATCACCGGAGATTTTGGTATTGAAGAAGGAAAAGATTTAGCGAATGTTCTTAGAGCTGGTAAACTACCTGCTTCTGCAGATATTATTCAAAGTGAAATTGTTGGGCCATCTCTAGGTCAGGAAGCTATTGATAGTGGTATGCTTTCTTT encodes:
- the gyrB gene encoding DNA topoisomerase (ATP-hydrolyzing) subunit B; amino-acid sequence: MSEEAKVKKYSADSIQALEGMEHVRMRPSMYIGDTGVRGLHHLVYEVVDNSIDEALAGHCDSIKVDINEDNSITVEDNGRGIPIDLHKKEGVSALEVVMTKIGAGGKFDKDSYKVSGGLHGVGVSCVNALSTHLKATVYRDGQIWEQEYELGKPVYPVKPVGETELSGTLVTFKPDPSIFQQTLEYSYETLAKRMRELAYLNKGIKIVLTDKREKDENGEFLGEVFHSEEGLKEFIRFLDGTRDPIIADVVSMEGEKNGIPVEVAMVYNDTFNENLHSYVNNINTHEGGTHLSGFRRGLTTTLKKYADASGLLEKVKFEVTGDDFREGLTAIISVKVAEPQFEGQTKTKLGNREVTSAVSQAVSEMLENYLEENPNDAKTIVQKVILAAQARNAAKKAREMVQRKTAMSIGGLPGKLSDCSEVDPTQCEVFLVEGDSAGGTAKQGRDRNFQAILPLRGKILNVEKAMSHRVFDNEEIKNIYTALGVTIGTEEDTKALNLSKLRYHKIVIMCDADVDGSHIETLILTFFFRYMKELIEQGHIYIATPPLYLVKKGQKKRYAWNEEERDAIAESYSGGVQIQRYKGLGEMNAEQLWDTTMDPQHRKLRQVTIDNTGEADRIFSMLMGDEVPPRREFIEKNAKYANIDA
- the mdh gene encoding malate dehydrogenase, which produces MKVTVVGAGSVGASCAEYVAIKNFASEVVLLDIKEGYAEGKAMDLMQTASLNSFDTKITGSTNDYSKTAGSDVAVITSGIPRKPGMTREELIGINAGIVKEVSSNLIKHSPNVTLIVVSNPMDTMTYLVHKTTGLPKNKIIGMGGALDSARFKYRLAEALEAPISDVDGMVIGGHSDTGMVPLTRLATRNSIPVTAFLSDDRLTQVAEDTKVGGATLTKLLGTSAWYAPGAAVSALVQAIACDQKKIFPCSAYLEGEYGLEDIAIGVPAVIGKDGLEKIVEIELNDAEKTKIKESAEGVKKTNGLLEL
- the secDF gene encoding protein translocase subunit SecDF; the protein is MQNKGLIKVFAILFGLVCIYQLSFTYLTNSVESEAEEFAARKIDESRENYSDLRDQAEQDYLDSIGNNEIIAGITYNAAKDKELNKGLDLKGGINVILQISVEDIIRGLANDSDDPAFNKALVEAREASVTSQDDYIDIFFEKFDAIPDAQLASPDIFANKTLSDDVTYDMSNDEVKPIVRQKVDESITSAFEVLRKRIDKFGVTQPNIQRLGNSGRILVELPGAKDVNRIQNLLQSTAQLEFWHVFKNNEFGPFLAQANQVLKGIVSEEEEAANVADSTSQENSDIDDLLADAEDSTAVQSNNPLFDLIIGPGAQGGPVLAYFNVQDTAKVNTYLSMPQVRNLLPAEQRYARFVWGVADDDTNATGLYALKSNRDNQPPLSGSVITDAQQTYDQVGRVAVSMQMDGTGAKIWEEMTGYASNNQTQIAIVLDDIVYSAPGVSTGAISGGRSEITGDFGIEEGKDLANVLRAGKLPASADIIQSEIVGPSLGQEAIDSGMLSFAIALVLVLVWMIFYYGKAGVFADIALIVNILFIFGILAGLGAVLTLPGIAGIVLTIGMSVDANVLIFERIKEELAKGKSQAESIKDGFSNALSSILDANITTGLTGFILLILGTGPIKGFATTLLIGIATSLFTAIFITRLFIDGYGKNGKSLEFATGITKNLFKGMNSDFLGKRKIAYIISGILIVISLGSLLTQGLNYGVDFVGGRTYTVRFDQDVSPTEVQNVLVEKFGNAEAKTFGPNNQLKITTNYKVENEGTEVDLEIQEGLFESLKPYLPADTTEEEFINGSSDKTVGIMESMKVGPTIADDIKTASFWAVLGSLIVVFLYILLRFRKWQFSLGAVAAVFHDVLIVLGVFSLLYKFMPFSMEINQAFIAAILTVIGYSLNDTVVVFDRIREFVNEHNTWKLGKTVNAALNSTLSRTLNTSLTTLVVLLAIFIFGGESIRGFMFALIVGVVVGTYSSLFIATPVMFDSVKKKSSIQDKKEVEEETVA